The sequence CGTCGCACAGGGAAGCGGAATGCGCGGGCGGGAAACGCGAAGCGGCCCGGCGGGGAATCCCCGACCGGGCCGCTTCGTGCGGTCTTCGCGTCCGTGCGCCTCTACAGCGCGCCGAACCCCACCCGTCGCGTGCTGGGCTCGCCGATCTCCACATAGGCGATCCGGTCGGCCGGCACGAGGACCTTGCGGCCCTTCTCGTCCGTGAGGCTGAGCAGCCGCGCCTTGCCGGCGAGAGCCTCGGAGACCGCGCTCTCGACCTCTTCGGCGGAAAGCCCGCTCTCCAGAACGATCTCCCGGGGCGTGTGCTGCACCCCGATCTTGACCTCCACGGCTATGTCCCTCCGACGGTCAGTCCCTGCGCGGTGAACCGCGCCGTACGCAGCACACATTAGCCCGCTGAGGCGACTCGTCAGGGCGCCCCCGGCCACGCCCGCAGCGAACACGGGCGCCCGCCGGGCGGTCAGTGCTGATCGATGCCGTGCAGGGGGAAGCCCGCGATGCCCCGCCAGGCCAGCGAGGTGAGCAGCTGGACCGCCGTGTCGCGCGGAATGGCCGACCGGCTGGAGAGCCAGTACCGGGCGACCACCTGGGACACCCCGCCGAGGCCCACCGCGAGCAGCATGGACTCGTCCTTGGACAGGCCCGTGTCGCCCGCGATCACGTCGGAGATCGCCTCGGCGCACTGGAGCGAGACCCGGTCCACGCGCTCGCGCACGGCGGGCTCGTTGGTCAGGTCGGACTCGAAGACCAGCCGGAAGGCGCCGCCCTCGTCCTCGACGTACGCGAAGTACGCGTCCATCGTCGCGGCCACGCGCAGCTTGTTGTCGGTGGTCGACGCCAGGGCCGTACGCACCGCCTGCAGCAGCGACTCGCAGTGCTGGTCGAGAAGGGCCAGGTAGAGCTCCAGCTTGCCCGGGAAGTGCTGGTAGAGCACCGGCTTGCTGACGCCGGCGCGCTCCGCGATGTCGTCCATCGCCGCGGAGTGGTACCCCTGCGCGACGAACACCTCCTGCGCGGCTCCCAGCAGCTGGTTGCGTCGGGCGCGGCGGGGCAGGCGAGTGCCCCGCGGGCGCGCCGCCTCGGTCTGCTCGATGGCTGTCACGCCGCCTCCCAAATTCGTGGTCCGACACAGCCGTTCCGTACGTGCCGCGCCATACCGACATCGTACTTTTGGGTAACCCCGGTATGCGCGGCGCGGACGCAGAATTTCACGGACCGGACGGCTGCGGAAGCCGCAGGTTGTCCGGCCGGAGGCACAGAGCGGGATGTATCAGCGGTAATCGTCCTCGTCCTGGGGGACGATTCGGGCCTGCTCCGCCGCGTCCGCCTCGCTGGCGTCGCCGCGATCGAAGTCCGTGAGCGGTTCGTCGCTCTCCGGGCGCAGGTCCGTCCGCTGCTCGGCGGCGTCCGCGTCGGGTGTCTCCTGGTCGGGTTCGTCCGGCTGGACGTCCTCGAAGGTCTCCGGGTCCCTCGGGTCGACCGTCATGGTGACTCCCTTCCTCGGTTCGAGCCTATGAGGTACCCCGTAAAGCCGCTATGCGATCGTGTGACGGCGAACACATGAACCCCGGTGTGATCATCTCGTAACATTGCCGCATGTCTTCGACCGAGCTGCCGGGAATCCGCGCCGCCGCCGCAGCGGTGGCACCCACGGTGAGCGCCGTCAGGGTCGCGGCGGGGGAGCGGCTGCGCTCCGTCGAGCTGGCCGGTCTGACGCTCACCCTCCGTTCGCGGCCGTCCCGGGGGCCCGGACTGCCTCCCGCGCTGTTCGTGCACGGCCTCGGCGGCTCCTCGCAGAACTGGACGGCCCTGATGCCGCTCCTGGAGGAACGGGTCGACTGCGAGGCGGTCGACCTGCCCGGCTTCGGCGACTCGCCGCCCCCGGACGACGGCAACTACTCGGTCACCGGGCACGCCCGCGCGGTCATCCGCCTCCTGGACGCCCAGGAGCGCGGCCCCGTCCATCTCTTCGGCAACTCGCTGGGCGGCGCGGTGGCCACCAGGGTCGCCGCGGTCCGCCCCGACCTGGTGCGCACGCTCACCCTGGTCTCGCCGGCGCTCCCCGAGATCCGGGTGCAGCGCTCGGCCGCCCCGACCGCGCTGCTCGCACTCCCGGGCGTCGCCTCCCTGTTCGCCCGGCTGACCCGCGACTGGACCGCGGAGGAACGCACCCGCGGAGTCATGGCACTCTGTTACGGCGATCCGGCACGGGTCTCCGACACGGGCTTCCGCGACGCGGTGGCCGAAATGGAGCGAAGGCTGGAACTGCCGTACTTCTGGGACGCCATGGCGCGTTCCGCCCGTGGCATCGTCGACGCGTACACGCTGGGCGGACAGCACGGGCTGTGGCGTCAGGCCGAGCGGGTGCTCGCGCCGACCCAGCTGGTGTACGGCGGACGGGACCAGCTCGTCTCGTTCCGGATGGCCCGCAGGGCGTCCGCGGCCTTCCGCGACGCGCGCCTGCTGACACTGCCCGACGCCGGGCACGTGGCGATGATGGAGTACCCGGAGGCGGTCGCCCAGGCGTTCCGGGAATTGCTCGACGAATGCGGCGGGAGCTGATCCAGGGCGTGGGACGACA is a genomic window of Streptomyces sp. NBC_00708 containing:
- a CDS encoding alpha/beta hydrolase; protein product: MSSTELPGIRAAAAAVAPTVSAVRVAAGERLRSVELAGLTLTLRSRPSRGPGLPPALFVHGLGGSSQNWTALMPLLEERVDCEAVDLPGFGDSPPPDDGNYSVTGHARAVIRLLDAQERGPVHLFGNSLGGAVATRVAAVRPDLVRTLTLVSPALPEIRVQRSAAPTALLALPGVASLFARLTRDWTAEERTRGVMALCYGDPARVSDTGFRDAVAEMERRLELPYFWDAMARSARGIVDAYTLGGQHGLWRQAERVLAPTQLVYGGRDQLVSFRMARRASAAFRDARLLTLPDAGHVAMMEYPEAVAQAFRELLDECGGS
- a CDS encoding DUF3107 domain-containing protein, with amino-acid sequence MEVKIGVQHTPREIVLESGLSAEEVESAVSEALAGKARLLSLTDEKGRKVLVPADRIAYVEIGEPSTRRVGFGAL
- a CDS encoding TetR/AcrR family transcriptional regulator; the encoded protein is MTAIEQTEAARPRGTRLPRRARRNQLLGAAQEVFVAQGYHSAAMDDIAERAGVSKPVLYQHFPGKLELYLALLDQHCESLLQAVRTALASTTDNKLRVAATMDAYFAYVEDEGGAFRLVFESDLTNEPAVRERVDRVSLQCAEAISDVIAGDTGLSKDESMLLAVGLGGVSQVVARYWLSSRSAIPRDTAVQLLTSLAWRGIAGFPLHGIDQH